GTGGGTGTGCGCGTGCGCCAGGCCGCTGACCTCGACGAGCTGGGAGAGCAGTACGCCGTTGGGCTGGTGCGGGACGAAGTGCCGCACCTCGCTGAGCGGCAGGCCCGTCCGGTCGGCCAGGCTCTGGGCGAAGGGCGGGAAGTTCTCCATCACGAAGTCCCGCACGCCCCGCCCGTCCATGCGGAAGAAGTGGTCACCGCGGGCGAGGGTCCCGGCGGACGCCGGGAGCCGGCTGCCGCCCGCGTCCACCCGGATGAGCCGCTGGGCATCGCCGCGGCTGGCGAGTTCGAAGTCGACGAACCCGGACCCGTCCTCCGTCCGGCCGACGAGCGCGGCCCCGGCGCCGTCGCCGAGCAGCACCGCCGTACGGCGGTCGGAGAAGTCCAGGGACCGGGAGTACAGGTCGGCGGCGACCACGAGGGCGAGGCTCTCCGGCCGCTGGGCGACCAGGGCGCGGGCGAGCGCGAGGGCGTAGACGAAGCCGCTGCACACCACGTTGATGTCGAAGCAGGCGGCGCGCGTGGCGCCCAGGACGTGCTGGACGAGGTTGGCGGTGGGAGGCTGCGGCGAGTCCCCCGTCGAGGTGGAGACGATCAGGTAGTCGACGTCCTCGGCCCGCACGCCGGCGCGCTCCAGGGCCTCGGCCGCCGCGTGGGCGGCGAGGTCGGACGTGGCTTCGTGGGGTGCCGCGTAGCGCCGGCTCCTGATCTGCGTCTTGCGCTCGATCCATTCGGCTTCCACCCCAACACGTTCGGCGACCTCGGCGTTGCTCACCTCCTGCTTCGGGAAATACGAACTCGTACTCAGGATTCCTATGGTGTGGGGAACCATGGGGCAGTGTCTCCTCGGGACGGGATTCCGGGACCGTTTCGATTCCGGGTCAGGCCGGACTCCCGGTGGGGGCGGAAGTCCGGGTGGAAGTCGGGGCGGGATTCCGCAAGGGGTTGAGCCGGTTCTCCCCGATCCTCACCCGCAGTTCGGGATCGGTGACGCCCAGTCCCTCTTTCGGGGCGAGGCAGAGCACTCCGACCTTTCCGACGTGCCGGTTCTGCTGCACCAGGCGTATCGCCGTGGCGGCTTCCTCGAGCGGATGGACGTCGGACAGTGCCGGAACGAGTTTTCCGAGGGTGAACAGCCGGTTGCACTCCGCCATCTCCTGCAGGTTCGCGGCATGGCTGCCGACAATGCGCTTGAGATTCATCCACAGATAGCGGTTGTCGTACTCGTGCTGATAGCCGGTGCTCGATCCGCAGGTGACGACCGTGCCCCCGCGCCGGACCACGAAGACCGAGATGCCGAACGTCGCCCGGCCGACGAAGTCGAAGACGACGTGGGGATCCTCGCCGGTCTCCCGGCGGATGATCCGGCCCAGCCGCTTGCCCAGGGCGATCGGGTCGTCGGGCGTGGTGTCGCCGTCCAGGCCGATCTCCGCCCGGTTGATCACCACGTCGCAGCCGAGGTCCCGCACCAGCTGCGCCTTCTCCTCCGAGCCGACCACGCCGACCGGGATGCCGCCCGCGTTCTTGACCAGTTGGACGGCGTAGGCGCCGAGGCCGCCGGCCGCGCCCCAGATCAGGACGATGTCGCCGAGCTTGATCCGGGCCGCCCGGTCGCTGATCAGCATCCGGTAGGCGGTGCCCGCCGTCAGCAGGTTGACGGCCGCCTCCTCCCAGGTCAGATGGGCCGGCTTGGGCAGGAGCTGGCTCGCCCGGACCACCGAGTAGTGCGCCAGCCCGCCGAAGTTGGTCTCGAAGCCCCAGGCGCGCTGCCCGTTGCCGAGCACGCCGTCGGAGTGGGTCATCGGCTCGTGGTCGTCGACCTGCACGGGGCTGACCACGACGTGGTCGCCGACCTGCCAGCGGCGGATGCCGGAGCCCACGCGGACGATGACGCCGGCGGCGTCCGACCCGATGACGTGGTAGGGCTGGTCGTGCCGGGCGGAGAAGCCGCCCTCCCTGCCGAAGCGTTCCAGGAAGTCGAAGGTCGGGAGCGGCTCGAACATGGCCGACCAGACGCTGTTGTAATTCACGGAACTGGCCATCACGGCCACCAGCACCTCGTCCGGGGCCAGTTCCGGCATGGGCACCATACCGACGTGGACCGATTTCCGGACGTCCTTGTCCTCGACCCCCGCGAAAATACCCACGTCCTCCTTGCGGAGGTGGGCGGCAAGGTATTCGTCCGGGACTTTCTCCTGCTTCAGTTCTTCCGGGTCCGCGCCGGCCAGTACCGCCTCGGTCAGGGAAAACATGGAAATTCCTCCGATGCGACTCAGAACAACATGATGGATTCCCGCTCGGTGACCTCTGCGGCCTCGAACCTCTCGCACTGCGGAGGTTCTCCGGGCATCGCGGACACCTCCTCCGGTCCGGGAGCACGGGGCCCGGACCGGATCACACCACCGCCGGGTCGCACTTCGGCGGATATCCACTTGAGGCCGGGCGCGGCCGGTTCAGCCGGGGCTCCAGGCGGATTCCAGTCGGCCTGGCCAGGCTCGCGGCATGAGAAACCCCGATGCCCGAGCCGACCCGGCGTTCGACGTCGCGGTGCTCGGCGGCCGTCTCTCGGCCGGCCTGCCGGCGGCGGTTCCGGCCAGGCAGGGCGTCCGGGTTCTGCTGGTGAACCCGCGGGGTGATCTTCGCGCGCCCGCGGGCGAGACGACGGCGCCGTACACCGCCGAGGTCTTCCGGTTGCCGGCCCACCGCTTCGAGGTGCCCGAGATCGCCGCGTTCGGCCGGTTCCCCGAGCTGCCCGCACGGCTGCGCGGCTGCGCGGCGCCGGCGGCGACTGGTCCGCCGAGCCGTTCGCACGCGTCGCCCGCCTCCAGGATGAGCTGGCCCGGCACGGCGACCGGCTGCTGCACGCGGCGCGCACCGCGTGCCAGGACTTCCGGCTGTGGAGCGCCTTCTGCCGGATGTGGCTGGTGTGGCAGCAGCTCGCCCAACCGGCGCTGCGCCGGGCCCGCCTCGACGCCGAGGCGTCGCCGGGGGGCGACTGGTCGGCGGTCGAGTGGTACGAGCTGCGCTGGATGTGGTTCCACGCCCCGGCGGGACTGCGGGAACTGGTGGGGCGTTCGCTGGACGCCATCGACGACGTACGGGCGGGGACCCGGACGCCCGGCCAGGCGGCGGACGTGATCTTACGGGGGCTGAAGGACGGGGCCTTCGCGCCCTCACCGGCCGTCCTCAAGAGCCACCGGCCCCGGCTCCACCACTCCCCGTGGCGCGAGCGGCTGCGCCTGCTCCGGTAACCGCGGAGAGCGCCGTCACCACCAAGCCGCCGTCACCACCAGGCCGCCGACCGTCTGGCCAGGCCGCCCGCCCGCCACACTCGTGGGAGCCCCCATGTCCAGCACCCTCATGTCCAGCCCCCTCGCGTCCGGCACGCCTACGTCCAGCACGCCCGACACCGGCGTCGAGCCGCGGGGCACCGACGTCGTCGCCCTCCGCGACCGCCATGTCCCGGAGGTGAGCGCCCTGTTGCCCCGCGCCCAGGCCGGCGACCGCCAGGCGATGAACGACCTGTTGCAGCACGTCGCCCCGCTGGTCGTACGGCTGTGTCAGCGGGTCACCCTGCGGCACGGCCCGGACGCCGCGCAGGAGGCCATGGTCGCGATCTACCGCGGCATCCGCGGACTGCGCGAGCCGGGTGCCTTCTACGCCTGGGTCCGCGCCATCGCGGTACGCGAGGCCGTCCGCACCCAGCGGCGACTGGGCGACTTCGCCGCCGAGG
The Streptomyces sp. NBC_01485 genome window above contains:
- a CDS encoding 3-oxoacyl-ACP synthase III family protein, whose amino-acid sequence is MVPHTIGILSTSSYFPKQEVSNAEVAERVGVEAEWIERKTQIRSRRYAAPHEATSDLAAHAAAEALERAGVRAEDVDYLIVSTSTGDSPQPPTANLVQHVLGATRAACFDINVVCSGFVYALALARALVAQRPESLALVVAADLYSRSLDFSDRRTAVLLGDGAGAALVGRTEDGSGFVDFELASRGDAQRLIRVDAGGSRLPASAGTLARGDHFFRMDGRGVRDFVMENFPPFAQSLADRTGLPLSEVRHFVPHQPNGVLLSQLVEVSGLAHAHTHRTLERYGNTGSASVAVTLDDAARAGHLRPGDLVMLGSFGGGMSMAAAYLRWGVAA
- the ccrA gene encoding crotonyl-CoA carboxylase/reductase is translated as MFSLTEAVLAGADPEELKQEKVPDEYLAAHLRKEDVGIFAGVEDKDVRKSVHVGMVPMPELAPDEVLVAVMASSVNYNSVWSAMFEPLPTFDFLERFGREGGFSARHDQPYHVIGSDAAGVIVRVGSGIRRWQVGDHVVVSPVQVDDHEPMTHSDGVLGNGQRAWGFETNFGGLAHYSVVRASQLLPKPAHLTWEEAAVNLLTAGTAYRMLISDRAARIKLGDIVLIWGAAGGLGAYAVQLVKNAGGIPVGVVGSEEKAQLVRDLGCDVVINRAEIGLDGDTTPDDPIALGKRLGRIIRRETGEDPHVVFDFVGRATFGISVFVVRRGGTVVTCGSSTGYQHEYDNRYLWMNLKRIVGSHAANLQEMAECNRLFTLGKLVPALSDVHPLEEAATAIRLVQQNRHVGKVGVLCLAPKEGLGVTDPELRVRIGENRLNPLRNPAPTSTRTSAPTGSPA
- a CDS encoding RNA polymerase sigma factor, coding for MSSTLMSSPLASGTPTSSTPDTGVEPRGTDVVALRDRHVPEVSALLPRAQAGDRQAMNDLLQHVAPLVVRLCQRVTLRHGPDAAQEAMVAIYRGIRGLREPGAFYAWVRAIAVREAVRTQRRLGDFAAEDLPDLVQDANPMAAVHISDVLDRLPDHHREVLTLRVLYGLDEQEMATALALPLGTVRSRLYRARRNFHDAWHQQSA